The Paenibacillus swuensis genome contains the following window.
GCAATCTCGTTGATGACACTCACAATCGAGCCAATCTCCTGTGATCGCTCATTGAGACCTTGAATGGCGGTAACCGTATCCTGGACTGTTGTATAGACTTGTCCCATCTGAAGCAGGACATTACGAGATAGTTCCACGCCTGTTCCGGAGGTCAAGACAGTTTGATCGGACAGAACCGCAACTTCCCCGCTGTGATGTCCAATCGATTTCACCGATTCCGAAATTTCATCCATAGCGGAAGAAATATCCGACATCTGGGTCAGTTGGGTCTCCGCGGAAGAAGCCAGTTCTTGCGTGGCTTCGGCGATCTGCACCGTCGCGGCGGACATTTCGGATGCGTTCATGGACAGGGCTTGGGACGAAGTCGCTACATACGCTGCTGTTTGTTGAGCATCCGTCACAATGGATCTCAAGTTCCGCATCATCTGGTTGAATGAGGATGCAAGCTCGCTTACTTCATCCTTCCCCTTGACTGTGATCTCGGAAGTCAGATCGGCTCCGCCTTCGGCAATTCGGCTTAACTGCCGTCCTACAAGTTGTAATGGTTTCATCGCTCTGTAAAGCAGATAACCAATCAGAACGGCGAAACTAATCACACCGGCGGCCACAATCTGCATCATCAGATGAACGACATCACTGGATTGTTGGATCGCTGCGCTCTTCTCGCTTAACCCTGCTTCTTTCTTCTTCAAATAATCCGAGAGGATCGGATCCAGCTCCTTGCGCGCCGACCGTTCTTCGCCAAAGTGCGTGGAGCGCGCCAAAGCTGCATCCTTCTTGTCGTAGGCCTCGAGCACCTTTCCGCTGGCTTCGAGAAATGTATTGTAATTGCCCTGAATCTTGGCAAGGACGGTTTTGTCCATATCGGGTAAATCCATGGCGTTCAACGTCTTCAACATCCCTTCAACGTCTGCGCGTTTATCGGCAATGCCTTCCTTGTAGGAGGATTCTCCCACCAATAAATACGCCCGTTCGTCGTTGGACCATCCGGCTAACCTGAATTGAATGGATTTGACCAGAAACCGAACCTGTTCCTCATCGGCTATTAAATTCTCATAACGTTTCTCGGTTTTATTGCTCTGATTCATCGAGACAAAGACGTAAATCACCAGAACAAGAGCGAGCAGGGAGATGGAAACAATCATTTTCGTAATAATTTTCATAGGTTGGCCTCCAAAAGCAGGATGGGGAATATATCAATATATATCTATATATTTCGACATTTTTCGAGCAAGAATGTATAGCAGTCCGTTAATAGTGAGCTTTATCGGAAAAGTAATGATGCTTTTTCCCGGGATATCTGATATCTTTTCTAGCAGGTATATGTATTTAAGGAAGGATGACCAGGTTTGATGAAATGGAACTCGAAGAAAGATAAATCATTTTACACCAGCCTGTTTACCCTGCTCACCGTTACCATCGTCGCCACCATTATTATCCTTTCGACGATTCTATATTTGAATTTTGAAGGAATCGTCGCGAAACAGACCTATGAGCATACGCTCCGGAACTTGGAGCAAACGTCGCAGGATGCTTCCGTCATGGCGGTAACCGCGTCTTCTTTTGCCAAACAAATTTACAACGATGTGCAAGTCACCCGGCTTCTGAACAATATCGCCGCCGATCCCGTCGACCTGTTCAATCTCATCAGCCAGTTGAATGCCTACCGGGCGACCTCTCCGTTCATTGATTCCATCTATATATATAACGCGAAGTTGAAGACGTTCTATATCAGCTCCGACTTGTCTACCGCGCTGGGAGAAAGCACGGAGGAGGAAGTGGTGGACAGGGAAGTCGTGGATATGGTTCATCACTTGGACCGCTACCAGCCGCTCATGCCCATTCCGCGCCAAATGCGGATCGATAACAAAGCGAACCCGATGGAGAAGAAGCGCGACATGTACACGTTTCTGCTCTTCGACACGCTTACGAATAAACCCAGGCAGAATACGGTCATTGTGAATGTGTCAGAGACGCAACTGCATAAGAAGATTGACGGGATGCTGACGCAATCAGAAAGCAATACGTTCATCATCGACGGCAGCGGACACCTGATGTCCAATAGCTGGAAGTATCCTATTTTGTCTGACATCTCCAACA
Protein-coding sequences here:
- a CDS encoding methyl-accepting chemotaxis protein; this translates as MKIITKMIVSISLLALVLVIYVFVSMNQSNKTEKRYENLIADEEQVRFLVKSIQFRLAGWSNDERAYLLVGESSYKEGIADKRADVEGMLKTLNAMDLPDMDKTVLAKIQGNYNTFLEASGKVLEAYDKKDAALARSTHFGEERSARKELDPILSDYLKKKEAGLSEKSAAIQQSSDVVHLMMQIVAAGVISFAVLIGYLLYRAMKPLQLVGRQLSRIAEGGADLTSEITVKGKDEVSELASSFNQMMRNLRSIVTDAQQTAAYVATSSQALSMNASEMSAATVQIAEATQELASSAETQLTQMSDISSAMDEISESVKSIGHHSGEVAVLSDQTVLTSGTGVELSRNVLLQMGQVYTTVQDTVTAIQGLNERSQEIGSIVSVINEIAGQTNLLALNASIEAARAGDMGRGFAVVASEVRKLAERSALSAAEIEHLVKQVQEETGQVREGMEAGLQTVELGLTQVKQVTSAFEAIDESLQQIAQQVAYISNSMEQTSDSSHRIAGMTAIGVAAAMKGAEITQETAAATEQQYASIDEISSAAKNMTAMAAQLKQLLAEFKV